A single window of Neisseria chenwenguii DNA harbors:
- a CDS encoding DUF58 domain-containing protein — protein MWPSENCPPVAPHEAAALRHIRFRPTRLGLGLAVMVGLLWLVGLNYQANLAYIAAFWLFGFIIAAVMQNLRQLTGLRLEWTMPSEIFAGQPAAFTLNAAGNTRRRHLRLVHNHQENWQQWPLSDGMDSLPQTLTAPMRGYLRLPEIRIATAAPFGICTAEAAWTWHSDKIVFPAPIAHDAPPGFHADESRETQAVFAQSSDDLSHLQAHQDGTSLQHIAWKAYAKTGEMLDKRFESVEQNRGSHIISYRDYPPDSSTDQLAGRLCFRILEAERCGLRYELELPSQTVAPQKGQREMALTALALW, from the coding sequence ATGTGGCCGTCTGAAAACTGCCCGCCCGTCGCGCCGCACGAAGCCGCAGCGCTGCGCCACATCCGTTTCAGACCGACACGGCTCGGCCTCGGATTGGCGGTGATGGTCGGGCTGCTCTGGCTGGTCGGGCTGAACTACCAAGCCAACCTCGCCTACATCGCCGCGTTTTGGCTGTTCGGTTTCATCATTGCCGCCGTGATGCAAAACCTGCGCCAGCTTACCGGCCTGCGCCTCGAATGGACGATGCCGTCTGAAATTTTCGCAGGCCAGCCCGCCGCGTTTACCCTAAACGCCGCTGGCAACACCCGCCGCCGCCATCTCCGGCTGGTGCACAACCATCAGGAAAACTGGCAGCAGTGGCCGCTTTCAGACGGTATGGACAGCCTGCCGCAAACCCTTACTGCACCCATGCGCGGCTATCTGCGCCTGCCTGAAATCCGCATTGCCACAGCCGCCCCCTTCGGCATCTGCACCGCCGAAGCCGCGTGGACATGGCACAGCGACAAAATCGTCTTCCCCGCGCCCATCGCCCACGATGCCCCGCCGGGTTTCCACGCCGATGAAAGCCGCGAAACACAGGCTGTGTTTGCCCAAAGCAGCGACGACCTGTCCCACCTGCAAGCGCACCAAGACGGCACGTCATTGCAGCACATCGCATGGAAAGCCTACGCCAAAACCGGCGAAATGCTCGACAAACGCTTTGAATCCGTGGAACAAAACCGCGGCAGCCACATCATTTCCTACCGCGACTACCCGCCCGACAGCAGCACCGACCAACTCGCCGGACGGCTGTGTTTCCGAATCCTAGAAGCCGAACGCTGCGGCCTGCGCTACGAATTAGAGCTGCCCAGCCAAACCGTTGCCCCGCAGAAAGGGCAGCGGGAAATGGCGCTGACGGCGCTGGCGTTGTGGTAG
- a CDS encoding SlyX family protein has protein sequence MEELEQRITELEIQTALQDDLIASLSDTIAKMQQTLDLQQAQMRVLYQKMQDKGANGEREAYSLRDEIPPHY, from the coding sequence ATGGAAGAATTGGAACAGCGCATTACCGAGCTGGAAATTCAGACGGCCTTGCAGGACGATTTGATTGCCAGCCTGAGCGACACCATCGCCAAAATGCAGCAGACGCTGGATTTGCAGCAGGCGCAAATGCGCGTGCTCTACCAGAAAATGCAGGACAAAGGCGCAAACGGCGAACGCGAAGCATACAGTTTGCGCGACGAGATTCCGCCGCATTATTGA
- a CDS encoding ArsR/SmtB family transcription factor, with protein sequence MTGQSSVSQAEAMRLLKDCIPIFTVLSDENRHLILKLLLENGEMNVNQITENLHLSRPAVSHHLKIMLAAHAVSVRQTGKERFYALAMKEEVEKMGVLVEVLKFYCPEQTD encoded by the coding sequence ATGACCGGACAATCCTCTGTTTCCCAAGCAGAAGCCATGCGGCTTTTGAAAGACTGCATTCCCATTTTCACGGTATTGTCGGATGAAAACCGCCATTTGATTTTGAAACTGCTGCTGGAAAACGGCGAGATGAACGTCAACCAAATCACCGAAAATCTGCACCTTTCGCGCCCTGCGGTTTCCCATCACCTTAAAATCATGCTGGCCGCCCATGCCGTCAGCGTCCGGCAGACGGGTAAAGAGCGGTTTTATGCGTTGGCTATGAAAGAAGAAGTGGAAAAGATGGGTGTATTGGTTGAGGTGCTGAAATTTTATTGTCCTGAGCAAACCGACTGA
- the prmC gene encoding peptide chain release factor N(5)-glutamine methyltransferase — MTLDEWLRACPLPRSEARMLLQFAGGFSRAELVTRGNEALPGVAAEALAALVARRQAGEPVAYILGERGFYGRMFAVNPSVLIPRPETEHLVEAAMARLPQGGRVWDLGTGSGAVAVTLALERPDAAVRASDISEEALETAQGNAAKLGAAVEFALGSWFAVDRPSEKNSYDVIVSNPPYIEKDDAHLQQGDLRFEPQNALTDFSDGLTCIRALASGAPEYLKTGGWILLEHGYNQGNEVQKILINQEFENVETLPDLAGLDRVTFGQWLRA, encoded by the coding sequence ATGACTTTGGATGAATGGCTGCGCGCCTGTCCGCTGCCGCGTTCGGAAGCGCGGATGCTGTTGCAGTTTGCGGGCGGGTTTTCGCGGGCGGAGCTGGTAACGCGTGGAAATGAAGCGCTGCCCGGTGTGGCAGCGGAGGCATTGGCGGCATTGGTTGCACGCCGGCAGGCGGGGGAACCGGTGGCGTATATTTTGGGTGAACGCGGGTTTTACGGGCGGATGTTTGCGGTCAATCCGAGCGTTTTGATTCCGCGCCCCGAGACCGAGCATTTGGTCGAAGCGGCGATGGCGCGGCTGCCGCAGGGCGGGCGCGTGTGGGATTTGGGAACGGGCAGCGGCGCGGTGGCGGTGACGTTGGCGTTGGAACGCCCCGATGCAGCGGTTCGCGCGTCGGACATCAGCGAGGAGGCACTGGAAACGGCGCAGGGCAATGCGGCCAAACTGGGCGCGGCGGTGGAATTTGCGCTCGGTTCGTGGTTTGCGGTTGACAGGCCGTCTGAAAAAAACAGCTATGATGTGATTGTTTCCAACCCGCCGTATATCGAAAAAGATGATGCGCATCTGCAACAGGGCGACCTGCGTTTCGAGCCGCAAAACGCGCTGACGGATTTTTCAGACGGCCTGACCTGCATCCGCGCGCTGGCGTCGGGTGCGCCGGAATATCTGAAAACGGGCGGTTGGATTTTGTTGGAACACGGTTACAATCAGGGTAATGAGGTTCAAAAAATTCTTATAAATCAAGAGTTTGAAAACGTGGAAACGCTGCCTGATCTGGCAGGGCTTGACAGGGTGACATTCGGACAATGGTTACGCGCGTGA
- a CDS encoding glycine zipper domain-containing protein yields the protein MSYKKQIAVALTAAALIFPSTTVQARGTENRTKATLAGAAAGAALAGIMGANGKGMLVGAAAGGLAGNAYAYRNKKKNQEDAREERKRRWHDARRDWYKDRKHKAKRHHKRHYREWDEDWDDENT from the coding sequence ATGAGTTACAAAAAACAAATCGCAGTCGCGCTGACCGCCGCTGCGCTGATTTTCCCAAGTACCACCGTTCAGGCGCGCGGTACGGAGAACCGTACCAAAGCCACGTTGGCCGGTGCGGCCGCAGGCGCGGCACTGGCGGGCATCATGGGTGCGAACGGCAAAGGTATGCTGGTCGGTGCAGCAGCCGGCGGTTTGGCGGGTAATGCCTATGCCTACCGCAATAAGAAGAAAAATCAGGAAGACGCGCGCGAAGAGCGTAAACGCCGCTGGCACGATGCCCGTCGCGACTGGTATAAGGATCGCAAGCACAAGGCAAAGCGCCATCACAAACGCCATTACCGCGAGTGGGATGAAGATTGGGATGACGAGAACACCTGA
- a CDS encoding Na+/H+ antiporter family protein, with translation MNAVVIAVVVMLALSLARVHVVLSLVIGAFVGGLVAGMPLTDVAAGADGKAVEGIITVFQKGLAGGATIALSYAMLGAFAMAITHSGLPQQLTGAVVRKLNAEGGHHAASGVKWALLMVLLAMGVMSQNVVPIHIAFIPMIVPPLLMVFNRLGVDRRLIACVMTFGLVTTYMFLPYGFGSIFLNEILLGNIKQSGMAVDGINVMKAMAIPALGMAAGLLWAFVHYRKPRVYQISQVDADNNDASVKQPEPSSYRSLVAAVAIAVCFAIQLIYKDALLLGAMLGFAVFMTLGVVRRNDVNDVFGAGIRMMAMVGFVMIAAQGFAAVMKATGDIQPLVEGSMAAFGGSKGLAAFAMLVVGLLVTMGIGSSFSTLPIITAIYVPLCISLGFSPLATVSIIGTAGALGDAGSPASDSTLGPTMGLNADGQHDHIRDSVIPTFLHYNLPLLAAGWIAAMVL, from the coding sequence ATGAATGCCGTTGTGATTGCGGTTGTAGTGATGTTGGCGCTGTCGTTGGCGCGGGTGCACGTCGTGTTGAGTTTGGTCATCGGCGCGTTTGTCGGCGGGCTGGTAGCAGGTATGCCGCTGACCGATGTGGCGGCGGGCGCGGACGGAAAAGCGGTGGAGGGTATTATCACCGTGTTCCAGAAAGGTTTGGCGGGCGGAGCGACGATTGCGCTGTCTTACGCCATGCTCGGTGCGTTTGCGATGGCGATTACCCATTCGGGGCTGCCGCAGCAGCTGACGGGCGCGGTGGTGCGCAAACTGAACGCGGAGGGCGGCCATCATGCCGCAAGCGGTGTGAAATGGGCGCTCTTGATGGTTTTGCTGGCGATGGGGGTGATGAGCCAAAACGTCGTTCCGATTCATATTGCGTTTATTCCGATGATTGTGCCGCCGCTTTTGATGGTGTTTAACCGCCTTGGGGTTGACCGTCGCCTGATTGCCTGCGTGATGACTTTCGGTTTGGTAACGACGTATATGTTTCTGCCTTACGGCTTCGGCTCGATTTTCTTGAACGAAATCCTGCTCGGCAACATCAAACAGTCGGGCATGGCGGTGGACGGCATCAATGTGATGAAGGCGATGGCGATTCCCGCGCTGGGCATGGCGGCAGGCTTGCTGTGGGCGTTTGTCCACTACCGCAAACCGCGCGTTTACCAAATCAGCCAGGTTGATGCGGACAACAACGATGCGTCGGTCAAGCAGCCCGAGCCGTCGTCTTACCGCAGTCTGGTGGCGGCGGTGGCGATTGCGGTTTGTTTCGCTATCCAGTTGATTTATAAAGATGCGCTGCTCTTGGGCGCGATGCTCGGGTTTGCCGTATTTATGACTTTGGGCGTGGTGCGCCGCAATGATGTGAACGACGTTTTCGGCGCAGGCATCCGCATGATGGCGATGGTCGGTTTCGTGATGATTGCCGCGCAGGGTTTTGCCGCAGTGATGAAGGCCACGGGCGACATCCAGCCGCTGGTGGAGGGAAGTATGGCGGCGTTTGGCGGCAGCAAAGGCTTGGCCGCGTTTGCCATGCTGGTTGTCGGTCTGCTGGTGACAATGGGCATCGGCTCGTCGTTTTCCACGCTGCCGATCATTACCGCGATTTACGTTCCCCTCTGCATCAGCCTCGGCTTTTCGCCGCTGGCAACCGTGTCCATCATCGGCACGGCGGGTGCGCTCGGTGATGCCGGTTCGCCTGCATCCGATTCGACTTTGGGCCCCACGATGGGCTTGAACGCCGACGGACAGCACGACCACATCCGCGATTCCGTCATCCCGACCTTCCTCCACTACAACCTGCCGCTGCTCGCTGCCGGCTGGATTGCCGCGATGGTGTTGTGA